From the genome of Yersinia enterocolitica, one region includes:
- a CDS encoding KR domain-containing protein → MKKTILITGALSGIGNAATKLFSEMGYNVVFSGRRPEEGEVILNSLKLINKDVLYVNADMNSESDIKHLIEMTLERFDSLDVAVNCAGTVGETAEIQAVTQDNFHLVFNTNVLGTLLAMKYQIPVMVERGKGSIINISSIAGIVGLPNTGIYVASKHAIEGLTKTAALEVATTGVRVNSISPGPVEGKMFDRFLGHSENNKKTFIEMMPNKRFTTQEEVAHTIVFLAEDNVTAITGQTITIDGGYTAQ, encoded by the coding sequence ATGAAAAAAACAATATTGATAACGGGGGCGCTTTCTGGGATTGGGAATGCGGCGACTAAGCTATTCTCTGAAATGGGCTATAATGTCGTGTTTTCAGGTCGCCGACCCGAAGAAGGAGAAGTGATATTAAATTCCCTCAAACTCATTAATAAAGACGTACTTTATGTTAATGCTGATATGAATAGTGAATCAGATATAAAGCACCTTATCGAGATGACTCTGGAGCGATTCGACTCGTTGGATGTAGCTGTAAATTGTGCAGGCACGGTAGGTGAAACTGCAGAGATCCAAGCCGTAACCCAAGATAACTTTCATTTGGTATTCAATACCAACGTATTAGGTACTCTGCTGGCGATGAAATATCAAATTCCTGTGATGGTGGAAAGAGGAAAAGGTAGCATCATCAATATATCTTCAATTGCTGGTATCGTTGGCCTTCCTAACACTGGGATTTATGTTGCAAGTAAACACGCAATTGAGGGATTGACCAAAACAGCAGCTCTGGAAGTTGCAACTACTGGAGTTAGGGTTAATTCGATTTCCCCAGGGCCCGTAGAAGGAAAAATGTTTGATCGTTTTTTAGGCCATAGTGAAAACAATAAAAAGACATTTATAGAAATGATGCCAAACAAGCGTTTTACCACTCAGGAAGAGGTTGCACATACTATTGTTTTTCTTGCAGAAGATAACGTGACAGCTATTACTGGACAAACGATTACGATAGATGGTGGATACACAGCACAATAA